In the Sebastes fasciatus isolate fSebFas1 chromosome 20, fSebFas1.pri, whole genome shotgun sequence genome, one interval contains:
- the lrrc18b gene encoding uncharacterized protein lrrc18b yields the protein MAKGKKNKQAKGKTITLKVANNSVEQTIDGKRRLNLSFKEVAVVPKCIQKLGELDELNLSRNLIRKLPDFIDQFTTIQILDLHSNYLEQLPETIGSLQNLLVLNLCNNRLTSLPSELGLLKKLLRLNLGMNQLEALPPSIGELRELRHIGLSDNRFTRVPGCLARLFKLENINLDRNPILTKKEVLGNESLIITEKLYLVNKSVLCDDCLNKCQTERKKVEDGLQTRMSINDLTTLDDKKM from the exons ATGGCtaagggaaagaaaaacaaacaggctAAAGGCAAGACAATCACCTTGAAAGTGGCAAATAACAGCGTGGAGCAGACGATCGACGGTAAACGTCGCCTGAATCTCAGTTTCAAGGAGGTCGCCGTGGTGCCCAAGTGCATCCAGAAGCTGGGTGAATTGGACGAACTGAACCTGAGCAGGAACCTGATCAGGAAGCTCCCAGACTTTATTGACCAATTCACCACCATCCAGATTTTGGACCTGCACAGCAACTAT TTGGAGCAGCTCCCCGAGACTATCGGCAGTCTCCAGAACCTGCTGGTTTTGAACCTTTGTAACAACCGTCTGACGAGCCTCCCCAGTGAGCTCGGCCTGCTGAAGAAACTCCTCAGGCTCAACCTGGGCATGAACCAGCTAGAAGCTCTTCCCCCCTCCATCGGCGAGTTGAGGGAGCTCCGCCACATCGGCCTCTCTGACAACCGATTCACCCGCGTCCCTGGCTGCCTCGCGAGGCTATTTAAACTGGAGAATATCAACCTGGACAGGAACCCCATACTCACTAAGAAGGAGGTACTCGGCAATGAGTCCCTCATAATCACAGAGAAGCTTTACCTGGTCAATAAGAGCGTCCTGTGTGACGACTGCCTGAATAAGTGCCAAACTGAGAGGAAGAAGGTGGAGGATGGATTGCAAACGCGAATGAGCATAAATGACTTAACGACCCTGGACGACAAGAAGATGTAG